One Papaver somniferum cultivar HN1 chromosome 10, ASM357369v1, whole genome shotgun sequence genomic window carries:
- the LOC113318732 gene encoding protein translation factor SUI1 homolog 1 isoform X1 has protein sequence MSELDTQIPSAFDPFADANAEDSSAGTKEYVHVRIQQRNGRKSLTTVQGLKKEFSYNKILKDLKKEFCCNGTVVQDPELGQVIQLQGWDCEKRKHQNSWFLSCHNLVSYWQFGLYSTVLQIQTDTSKLFSFAASVVASYH, from the exons ATGTCTGAACTCGACACCCAAATTCCTTCTGCCTTCGATCCATTCGCTGATGCAAATGCTGAGGATTCAAGTGCTGGGACAAAAGAGTACGTTCACGTGCGGATTCAGCAGAGGAATGGTAGAAAAAGCTTGACAACTGTGCAAGGCTTGAAAAAGGAATTTAGCTACAACAAGATTCTCAAAGACCTCAAGAAGGAATTCTGCTGCAATGGGACTGTTGTCCAAGACCCAGAGTTAGGCCAAGTCATTCAACTCCAAG GCTGGGATTGTGAAAAAAGAAAGCATCAAAATTCATGGTTTCTGAGCTGCCACAATTTGGTCAGCTACTGGCAGTTTGGGTTATATAGTACAGTGCTGCAGATCCAAACGGACACTTCAAAACTCTTTTCATTTGCTGCTTCTGTTGTTGCTTCTTACCATTAA
- the LOC113318732 gene encoding protein translation factor SUI1 homolog 1 isoform X2, whose protein sequence is MSELDTQIPSAFDPFADANAEDSSAGTKEYVHVRIQQRNGRKSLTTVQGLKKEFSYNKILKDLKKEFCCNGTVVQDPELGQVIQLQGDQRKNVSTFLVTAGIVKKESIKIHGF, encoded by the exons ATGTCTGAACTCGACACCCAAATTCCTTCTGCCTTCGATCCATTCGCTGATGCAAATGCTGAGGATTCAAGTGCTGGGACAAAAGAGTACGTTCACGTGCGGATTCAGCAGAGGAATGGTAGAAAAAGCTTGACAACTGTGCAAGGCTTGAAAAAGGAATTTAGCTACAACAAGATTCTCAAAGACCTCAAGAAGGAATTCTGCTGCAATGGGACTGTTGTCCAAGACCCAGAGTTAGGCCAAGTCATTCAACTCCAAGGTGATCAACGCAAGAATGTATCAACCTTCCTAGTGACG GCTGGGATTGTGAAAAAAGAAAGCATCAAAATTCATGGTTTCTGA